A part of Methanomassiliicoccaceae archaeon genomic DNA contains:
- a CDS encoding phosphoadenosine phosphosulfate reductase family protein, producing MNDNERFRKGPGGQFNRGAAPAYGGQREPTKNVANGKEVRRWCDSCGTLLLGDACSRCGSAGREFEINSPGDIRPCFGESRDMIINLFKETLGTSEPLDGKAIFLNKVPGEDRTDEIIAHGAVLGIVRFDMRLNRLVLELRQPGADFFVDVATENVITFAGLSGHLKGKNIPGSNVNEVLGNFSEGDTVIVRKGSKVGPGIALVTSDEIEYAEKAVKIRDLNPDFERPRSPDSDIREFIEANSAHMKGLTSVAVSEIRESIKGNKLPVTVSFSGGKDSLVVCSLTEKALKKKPILLFINTGLEFPETVTYVEEFASEGGYDLRIAEAGSAFKDNVDSFGPPAKDFRWCCKVCKLGPITELIEKDFPGGTLTVEGNRALESFSRSRTTLITKNPFVPNQTNINPIRSWRSAEVWCHIWGEGLKFNPLYAKDFERIGCYLCASCLSSEWRNTGRIHPDMYDEWEDFLHKYAKERGLPPEYVDMGFWRWKSLPPKMVLLADQLNLRLKPGSTSGISMKMLKGASVCEAGGFSAEAVVMLPRNRDFSYVADALRTVGDVKYSPEFEIAVVRAQKGTAKVFGGGQVSVTATTQKNAEYLFEKTVKAVVRAMMCTSCGICAKSCHKKAITIAGGMRVDPNKCISCGSCESSCMVIHYYDRLVGKEEAQKRSGSRMLERAKSYK from the coding sequence GTGAACGACAATGAACGTTTCCGCAAAGGCCCCGGAGGACAGTTCAACAGGGGGGCGGCTCCAGCGTACGGCGGTCAGAGGGAGCCTACAAAAAACGTTGCTAACGGAAAAGAGGTCCGCCGTTGGTGCGACAGCTGCGGGACATTGCTATTGGGAGACGCATGCTCCCGTTGCGGCTCTGCGGGACGCGAGTTCGAGATCAACAGTCCGGGAGACATACGCCCGTGTTTTGGCGAATCAAGAGATATGATCATAAACCTCTTCAAAGAGACATTGGGAACATCTGAGCCGCTGGACGGCAAAGCGATCTTCCTGAACAAGGTGCCCGGTGAGGACAGGACCGATGAAATCATCGCACACGGCGCGGTGCTGGGCATAGTAAGGTTCGACATGCGGCTGAACAGACTGGTATTGGAACTAAGGCAGCCCGGTGCGGACTTTTTCGTGGACGTCGCGACCGAGAATGTGATAACATTTGCGGGATTATCGGGTCATCTCAAGGGCAAGAACATTCCCGGGTCCAATGTAAACGAGGTACTTGGAAATTTTTCCGAAGGAGATACGGTCATAGTAAGGAAGGGCAGCAAGGTGGGGCCCGGCATAGCCTTAGTCACAAGCGATGAGATCGAATATGCAGAAAAGGCAGTAAAGATCCGCGACCTGAATCCCGACTTCGAAAGACCCAGATCGCCCGATTCAGACATCAGGGAATTCATAGAGGCCAATTCGGCCCATATGAAGGGACTCACTTCCGTCGCTGTTTCTGAAATCAGAGAATCGATCAAAGGCAACAAACTTCCGGTAACCGTTTCGTTCTCCGGCGGTAAGGATTCCCTGGTCGTATGCTCTCTTACCGAGAAGGCGCTGAAAAAGAAACCTATCTTGCTTTTCATAAATACGGGACTCGAGTTTCCAGAGACCGTTACTTACGTCGAAGAGTTCGCATCGGAAGGAGGTTACGACCTCCGCATCGCGGAAGCGGGGAGCGCTTTCAAGGACAATGTCGATTCCTTCGGTCCTCCCGCTAAGGACTTCAGATGGTGCTGCAAGGTGTGCAAGCTCGGTCCGATAACGGAATTGATCGAGAAGGATTTTCCAGGGGGAACCTTGACGGTAGAGGGGAACAGGGCCCTGGAGTCATTCTCCCGTTCACGTACAACGCTCATCACAAAGAATCCGTTCGTGCCAAACCAGACGAACATCAATCCTATACGCTCATGGCGTTCGGCAGAGGTATGGTGCCACATATGGGGCGAGGGTCTGAAGTTCAACCCTCTGTACGCCAAAGATTTCGAGAGAATAGGATGCTATCTATGTGCATCGTGTCTTTCCAGCGAGTGGAGGAACACAGGCAGGATACATCCCGACATGTATGATGAATGGGAGGACTTTCTTCACAAGTACGCGAAAGAACGCGGACTTCCCCCCGAGTATGTGGACATGGGATTCTGGAGATGGAAATCCCTTCCCCCGAAGATGGTACTTCTGGCAGACCAGCTGAACCTCCGCCTGAAACCCGGGTCGACGTCAGGCATATCGATGAAGATGCTAAAAGGCGCTTCGGTATGCGAGGCAGGAGGTTTTTCAGCCGAAGCTGTGGTGATGCTTCCCAGGAACCGCGATTTCTCTTATGTGGCGGACGCCCTGAGGACAGTGGGCGATGTGAAGTACTCGCCGGAGTTCGAAATCGCCGTAGTAAGGGCCCAGAAGGGTACGGCGAAGGTATTCGGCGGCGGCCAGGTTTCTGTCACAGCCACGACACAGAAGAATGCTGAATATCTCTTTGAAAAAACAGTAAAGGCCGTGGTCAGGGCCATGATGTGCACCTCCTGCGGAATATGTGCCAAGAGCTGCCACAAGAAGGCGATCACCATCGCCGGCGGAATGCGCGTAGACCCCAACAAGTGTATTTCGTGCGGTTCCTGCGAGAGTTCCTGTATGGTCATCCATTACTATGACCGTTTGGTTGGAAAAGAAGAGGCCCAGAAGAGGTCGGGCTCCCGCATGCTCGAACGTGCTAAGAGTTATAAGTGA
- a CDS encoding PAC2 family protein translates to MSDFKVFRYDDGRLNDAIAIVGFPTVGLVGSIVTSYIVRELKMPILRGMSSDDVSPYCILIDGEPYPPIRVHGLCRKEDSKDCSDLMVVTSEIAPNITQCYTLTNELLNMFRDYGVKKVICLEGIPRYCKDDVMYACGSTPEARTMIRSFGVEALETGMIKGLTGIMLFEGKERGMDIITLLCPADPKLPDPRAAAGVLDQLAKVIPELKDMDTSPLVQEAEELDRRIRAQNESDAPKALPQDQHIYG, encoded by the coding sequence ATGTCCGATTTTAAGGTATTCAGGTACGACGACGGCAGGCTCAACGACGCCATAGCGATCGTCGGTTTTCCCACGGTGGGCCTTGTCGGCTCGATCGTGACCAGCTACATCGTGAGAGAACTGAAGATGCCTATACTCAGGGGAATGTCATCGGACGACGTCAGCCCTTACTGCATCCTTATCGACGGCGAGCCGTACCCTCCCATCCGCGTGCACGGACTCTGCAGAAAAGAAGACAGCAAAGACTGCAGCGACCTTATGGTTGTGACCTCGGAGATCGCCCCTAACATCACCCAGTGCTATACACTGACGAACGAGCTTCTGAACATGTTCAGAGACTACGGGGTGAAGAAGGTGATCTGCCTCGAGGGCATACCTCGCTACTGCAAAGACGACGTTATGTACGCATGCGGGAGCACCCCCGAAGCCAGAACGATGATCAGGTCGTTCGGAGTGGAAGCTTTGGAGACGGGCATGATAAAAGGGCTCACCGGGATAATGCTCTTCGAAGGGAAAGAACGCGGCATGGACATCATAACTTTACTGTGCCCCGCGGACCCCAAACTTCCCGACCCACGGGCTGCCGCCGGCGTGCTGGACCAGCTTGCAAAGGTCATCCCAGAGCTGAAGGATATGGACACTTCTCCCCTGGTGCAGGAGGCAGAGGAGCTGGACAGAAGGATACGCGCCCAGAACGAGTCGGACGCTCCCAAGGCCCTCCCTCAGGACCAACACATCTACGGGTAA
- a CDS encoding LysR family transcriptional regulator, whose product MDIRTETYQVINGKTVTNRQLEVLSAVLRSGSMTAAAAELGISVPVVHKYVSQVEAAAGIPVTVSTPSGTRLTAAGREILDKHQATTLRCRDERRFTICCSPVTEDLMMSVMSALKLTDAELIISDDENNLRMMKEHTADYAVLDDPMFLFEAEEFEWTEVGFMGMVMVDNGPSFIRYRYGAQRVAYMYLDSEDREYTIDSVTYSLPELLGSNKSFFIDEFLLVRKGLRLKSAVDPKMLRHTINAIYRTDNRTISKLNKTLLSRHIE is encoded by the coding sequence GTGGACATCAGGACCGAAACGTACCAGGTCATCAATGGGAAAACCGTCACCAACAGGCAGCTCGAGGTTCTTTCCGCCGTACTTAGGTCGGGAAGCATGACCGCCGCCGCCGCCGAGCTCGGAATATCCGTGCCCGTGGTCCACAAGTATGTATCTCAGGTGGAGGCCGCCGCCGGTATCCCGGTAACGGTCTCTACGCCGTCGGGAACGAGATTGACCGCGGCGGGCAGAGAAATATTGGATAAGCACCAGGCGACCACGCTCCGGTGCCGTGACGAACGCCGTTTCACGATATGCTGCAGCCCCGTGACCGAGGACCTTATGATGTCTGTCATGTCGGCCCTCAAGCTCACCGACGCAGAACTGATAATATCCGACGACGAGAACAATCTCAGAATGATGAAGGAACACACTGCCGACTACGCTGTCCTAGACGATCCGATGTTCCTCTTCGAAGCCGAGGAATTCGAGTGGACGGAGGTCGGTTTCATGGGCATGGTGATGGTGGACAACGGGCCGTCGTTCATACGTTACCGCTACGGCGCCCAGCGGGTGGCGTACATGTATTTGGATTCTGAGGACAGGGAATACACGATCGATTCCGTGACATATTCTCTTCCCGAGCTTCTCGGCTCCAACAAGAGCTTCTTTATCGACGAGTTCCTGTTGGTCAGAAAAGGACTGAGGCTCAAGAGTGCCGTGGACCCGAAGATGCTCAGGCATACCATCAACGCCATATACCGCACCGACAACCGCACAATTTCAAAACTTAACAAGACCCTTCTTTCAAGACATATAGAGTGA
- a CDS encoding hydrogenase maturation protease — MSEKLKDATIVVGLGSPIMSDDAVGLKIAEHVGDLGISDIETRQEAIGGLDILPVISGFRFAIIVDSILTGNVPPGTVMIFDPEHFDHTVVPASAHDVNLATAIAIGRQMDPDMMPESVKYVAVEACDIQTVSESMTPDVEAAIPSAVSAVLHLISEFRKG; from the coding sequence ATGTCCGAGAAACTCAAAGATGCTACGATCGTGGTCGGCCTCGGAAGCCCTATCATGAGCGACGACGCCGTAGGGCTGAAAATAGCTGAGCACGTGGGAGACCTGGGCATCTCCGACATCGAGACCAGGCAAGAGGCGATAGGGGGCCTCGACATACTTCCCGTGATCAGCGGGTTCCGTTTTGCCATTATCGTCGACAGTATTCTTACAGGCAACGTCCCCCCCGGGACCGTTATGATATTCGACCCCGAGCACTTCGATCACACCGTGGTGCCCGCATCCGCCCATGACGTCAATCTCGCCACGGCGATAGCCATCGGCAGGCAGATGGACCCCGATATGATGCCCGAGTCCGTGAAGTACGTTGCCGTTGAGGCCTGCGACATACAGACGGTCAGCGAGAGCATGACGCCGGACGTGGAGGCCGCAATACCCAGCGCGGTGAGCGCCGTCCTGCACCTGATCTCCGAGTTCCGTAAAGGCTGA
- a CDS encoding FAD-binding oxidoreductase: protein MDRRILDKIEKVVGKDGYSTDSAVLYIYGFDASIYHHTPDVVIQPRTTEQVSEIMKIANEEKIPVTPRGGGTGLCGSAVPLKGGIVLAMQKMDKIKNVSVADLWVDVEAGAVYDDLNKELSKYGFFFPPTPGSAEACTIGGMVANNASGMRAVKYGATRDFVLGLTFVKADGEIVRAGTRTIKDSSGYQLARLLCGSEGQLGVITEVTLKLTTKPKKSASCICAFDDVASAGKCITDLIAKPLIPASCELMDSLAVFAVNKARGNPLPDCNSLIIVEVDGETDEVVDRDLKIVADVAKANNAAIVLPSKDKTEIARWTDARKSVMTSLSVLKPGYVSVSLADDMGVPVSKVPEAVEAFSQIADKYKVTIATYGHASDGNLHTKMMLDPYVRDEWERGIAAVTEIFEKCIELGGTVSGEHGIGIAKALDFIKERGSNIKTYREIKRAMDPHNILNPGKTFDYEGDPLSGLRYPCKECQ from the coding sequence ATGGACCGAAGAATATTAGACAAGATCGAGAAAGTTGTAGGTAAGGATGGTTACTCCACAGATTCAGCCGTCCTTTACATCTATGGATTCGATGCTTCGATCTATCACCACACTCCCGATGTGGTAATACAGCCCAGGACGACCGAGCAAGTCTCCGAGATAATGAAGATCGCCAACGAGGAGAAGATACCTGTTACTCCGAGGGGCGGAGGCACAGGCCTCTGCGGTTCGGCGGTCCCTCTGAAAGGCGGAATCGTTTTGGCTATGCAGAAGATGGACAAAATAAAGAACGTCAGCGTGGCAGACCTGTGGGTCGATGTCGAGGCAGGAGCTGTCTACGACGATCTTAATAAAGAGCTCTCGAAGTACGGTTTCTTCTTCCCGCCGACCCCCGGTTCCGCCGAGGCGTGCACCATAGGCGGCATGGTCGCCAACAACGCATCGGGAATGAGGGCCGTAAAATACGGGGCGACAAGGGATTTCGTGCTGGGTCTAACGTTCGTAAAGGCGGACGGCGAAATAGTACGCGCCGGAACAAGGACCATCAAGGACTCATCAGGCTACCAGCTGGCACGTCTCCTCTGCGGTTCCGAAGGTCAGCTAGGTGTGATAACCGAGGTAACTCTCAAGCTGACCACCAAGCCGAAGAAGTCCGCTTCGTGCATATGTGCGTTCGACGATGTCGCATCCGCAGGAAAGTGCATAACGGACCTCATCGCCAAACCGCTCATACCCGCATCCTGCGAGCTGATGGATTCGCTCGCTGTTTTCGCGGTCAACAAGGCGCGCGGCAACCCGTTGCCCGACTGCAACTCGCTCATAATCGTAGAAGTGGACGGGGAGACCGACGAGGTGGTCGACCGCGACCTCAAGATAGTCGCCGATGTCGCAAAGGCGAACAACGCGGCCATCGTATTGCCCTCGAAGGACAAGACCGAGATCGCGAGATGGACAGACGCCAGAAAATCGGTGATGACGTCACTTTCCGTCCTTAAGCCCGGATATGTATCGGTATCGCTGGCCGACGACATGGGCGTACCGGTATCCAAAGTACCGGAGGCTGTAGAGGCCTTCTCGCAGATAGCCGACAAGTACAAAGTGACGATCGCAACGTACGGCCACGCTTCCGACGGCAACCTGCACACCAAGATGATGCTCGACCCCTATGTCAGGGACGAATGGGAGCGCGGGATCGCCGCTGTCACCGAAATATTCGAAAAGTGCATAGAGCTCGGAGGCACGGTCTCCGGAGAGCACGGGATAGGCATCGCAAAAGCGCTTGATTTCATCAAGGAGAGAGGCTCCAACATCAAGACGTACAGGGAGATCAAGAGAGCTATGGACCCCCATAACATCCTAAATCCCGGAAAGACCTTTGATTACGAAGGCGACCCCCTGAGCGGTCTGAGATATCCGTGCAAAGAGTGCCAGTGA
- a CDS encoding virulence RhuM family protein — MSQNINNGSNCPEFPDSSKRTEKDRKDMIARAPPAPYGRILMYNSEDGSIHVEAVFSEDDIWLSQSGMAELYQVNVRTVNEHVGNILRDGELDDAVVRTAIVPRMEGERIINRQVTYYSLRMILAVGYRVRNHIGAHFRNWASSVLSEYMQKGFALDERRLKNPKDFGTDYFDELLERIRDIRSSEKRLYKKVLDIYALSADYDPSAETSREFFATVQNKLHYAASGKTAAELRYERIDGGTEHCGLTAWEGNAPRKKDLDVAKNFMTEEELKNLNGAVSAFLEFAEMRARNRIPTYMSDWVKILDDLMQMGGRKVLTGKGSVSKEMADSKADEEYTKYSKRMLAAASKGEKDYMEFLETRTYRMTAAEKDDVDGSDAPSKEGHTVR, encoded by the coding sequence ATGAGCCAGAATATTAACAATGGAAGCAACTGTCCGGAATTTCCGGATAGTTCGAAAAGGACGGAAAAGGACAGAAAGGATATGATCGCCCGGGCTCCGCCCGCACCCTACGGAAGGATCCTAATGTACAACTCGGAGGACGGTAGTATCCACGTGGAGGCCGTGTTCTCCGAAGACGATATATGGCTCTCCCAATCTGGCATGGCGGAGCTCTACCAGGTCAATGTGAGGACGGTGAACGAACACGTTGGCAACATCCTCAGGGACGGCGAGCTGGACGATGCCGTCGTCAGAACGGCTATAGTCCCGCGCATGGAAGGGGAGAGGATCATAAACAGGCAGGTCACATACTATAGCCTGCGGATGATCCTCGCCGTAGGCTACAGGGTCAGGAACCATATAGGGGCGCATTTCAGGAACTGGGCCAGCTCCGTCCTGTCGGAATATATGCAGAAGGGTTTCGCCCTGGACGAACGGCGGCTTAAGAATCCCAAGGACTTCGGCACAGACTACTTCGACGAGCTCCTGGAGAGAATCCGTGACATACGGTCGTCCGAGAAAAGGCTATACAAGAAAGTCCTGGACATATACGCCCTGAGCGCGGATTACGACCCATCGGCGGAGACCTCCAGAGAATTCTTCGCCACAGTGCAGAACAAGCTGCACTATGCAGCATCCGGTAAGACGGCGGCAGAGCTAAGATATGAGCGCATCGACGGCGGGACAGAGCATTGTGGCCTCACCGCGTGGGAGGGGAATGCACCCCGGAAGAAAGACCTGGATGTGGCCAAAAACTTCATGACCGAAGAGGAGCTCAAGAACCTGAACGGAGCCGTCAGCGCATTCCTGGAGTTCGCCGAGATGAGGGCGAGGAACCGCATACCGACCTATATGTCAGATTGGGTGAAAATCCTCGACGACCTTATGCAGATGGGCGGCAGGAAGGTTCTGACTGGGAAGGGATCAGTCAGCAAGGAGATGGCCGATTCCAAAGCCGATGAGGAATACACCAAATACTCCAAGAGAATGCTCGCCGCCGCATCGAAGGGGGAGAAGGATTACATGGAATTCCTTGAGACGAGAACTTATAGAATGACGGCTGCCGAGAAGGACGATGTGGACGGCTCCGATGCACCTTCGAAAGAGGGGCATACGGTAAGGTGA
- a CDS encoding pyruvoyl-dependent arginine decarboxylase, with protein MYLIPSEFFVTSSSAVSSVSALNAFDRALITAGIGEQNLVSVSSVIPIGSVLTDRKEMPMGAVTHCVLAQMRGSEGETISAGIAYALRLDGMGGYVAEGHLHGSEDSLREDLRWKMKEMGRIREVELGEIAFATQELKIPTDNYGCCIAALVFTEYR; from the coding sequence ATGTATCTGATACCGTCAGAATTCTTTGTGACGTCGAGCTCGGCCGTCAGCTCCGTTTCGGCGCTGAATGCTTTCGACCGCGCGCTGATCACTGCGGGCATCGGAGAGCAGAACCTCGTTTCCGTTTCTTCGGTCATACCCATCGGTTCGGTGCTGACAGATAGAAAGGAAATGCCCATGGGGGCGGTCACCCACTGTGTTCTGGCACAGATGAGGGGATCTGAGGGCGAGACGATTTCGGCGGGAATTGCTTACGCTTTGCGCCTGGACGGCATGGGCGGATATGTCGCAGAAGGACATCTCCACGGGTCCGAGGATTCTCTGAGGGAAGACCTAAGATGGAAGATGAAGGAGATGGGGCGTATCAGAGAGGTCGAGCTGGGAGAGATCGCGTTCGCGACCCAGGAGCTTAAGATCCCTACAGACAACTATGGATGTTGCATCGCGGCGCTTGTATTCACGGAGTACAGATGA
- a CDS encoding pitrilysin family protein, translating to MKGISESRTDAAVPVITDSIPGCRSAGYLVAVRTGSRDEDKNVMGISHLLEHVVFRSTETRSSYQMAKEMEGAGGMLNAFTGKEVTGFFGLTISETADVAREMVSDIVANPLIGHEDTELEKKIVLQELSMVKNDPGTYIFDLFDETIWKGHKLSQGEGGKEKIVEELTSEDLRTYYEDRYGRPNLAVFAVGNVSEEESVRWASEKFDDMAAATAPKRTPPPVPKPKYRFVSNRADHYQVALGFPSCRSPADDLRYPFRMLSSVLGAGTSSRLFQEVREKNALVYSVFSSVAQSTDASYMGIYMSSTAENVENSIDAVAKVLRKFLNEGLEDGELERTKRLLKGEIIRSQESTGRRLTSAAKEYMLSGGLYSLEDTISKIDAVTEEDVMKAAGEIIRPETLNAVILGKSNKKLKEMDICGLEF from the coding sequence ATGAAAGGAATATCTGAATCGAGGACGGATGCCGCAGTCCCGGTAATAACCGACAGTATACCGGGATGCCGCAGCGCGGGCTATCTGGTAGCCGTCCGGACGGGGTCCAGGGACGAGGACAAGAACGTTATGGGCATATCCCATCTTTTAGAGCATGTGGTCTTCAGGAGCACCGAGACCCGTTCGTCATATCAGATGGCAAAGGAGATGGAGGGCGCGGGAGGCATGCTCAATGCGTTCACAGGCAAAGAGGTCACAGGTTTCTTCGGCCTCACCATAAGCGAGACCGCCGATGTGGCCAGGGAAATGGTATCAGATATAGTCGCCAATCCGCTGATCGGGCACGAAGATACCGAACTGGAGAAAAAGATCGTTTTACAGGAGCTCAGCATGGTGAAGAACGATCCCGGGACGTACATATTCGATCTGTTCGACGAGACGATATGGAAAGGGCACAAGCTCTCGCAAGGAGAGGGAGGCAAAGAGAAGATCGTCGAGGAGCTGACGTCCGAAGACCTCCGTACCTACTATGAAGACAGATACGGCAGGCCGAATCTCGCCGTATTCGCGGTGGGCAACGTCAGCGAGGAGGAATCGGTCAGATGGGCGTCCGAAAAGTTCGACGATATGGCGGCCGCGACCGCCCCTAAGCGCACGCCGCCGCCGGTCCCGAAACCGAAATACAGGTTCGTGTCCAACAGGGCCGACCACTACCAGGTGGCGCTGGGATTCCCGTCTTGCAGGTCCCCTGCCGACGATCTACGCTATCCGTTCAGGATGTTGTCGTCCGTGCTCGGCGCAGGCACATCGTCAAGGCTCTTTCAGGAGGTCAGGGAGAAGAATGCCCTCGTGTATTCCGTCTTCTCGTCCGTCGCCCAGAGCACCGACGCCTCCTACATGGGCATTTACATGTCGTCTACGGCCGAGAACGTTGAAAATTCCATCGATGCCGTTGCCAAAGTTCTGCGCAAGTTCCTGAACGAGGGACTGGAGGACGGTGAGCTGGAGCGCACCAAGAGGCTCTTGAAGGGAGAGATAATCAGGTCCCAGGAATCGACCGGCCGCAGATTGACCAGCGCCGCCAAGGAGTATATGCTGTCCGGTGGGCTGTATTCCCTGGAGGACACCATATCGAAGATAGATGCGGTGACAGAAGAGGACGTCATGAAGGCGGCCGGAGAGATAATCCGTCCCGAAACGCTCAACGCGGTGATACTTGGTAAGAGCAACAAAAAACTCAAGGAAATGGACATCTGCGGACTGGAGTTCTGA
- a CDS encoding adenylate kinase: protein MKSKIVLLGPPGSGKGTQGEKLGSELGYTRLSTGDMLREAVRNGTPLGIKAKGFMDSGGLVPNDLIIGLMKEKISEVEGGVIFDGFPRTVEQADALGKEIDIDLAINLDVEDEELVTRLTDRRSCPKCNAVYHLASNPPRKEGVCDKCGSALYQRDDDKATTVQNRLKVYRDNTFPLIAYYKDKGKLVTIMGEGPIDEIFAKVKKAVQ from the coding sequence ATGAAATCAAAGATTGTTCTGTTGGGCCCCCCGGGATCCGGAAAAGGTACACAGGGAGAGAAGCTCGGCTCGGAGCTCGGATACACAAGGCTGTCGACCGGAGACATGCTCCGCGAGGCCGTAAGGAACGGCACGCCCCTCGGTATCAAGGCCAAGGGATTCATGGACAGCGGCGGATTGGTCCCCAACGACCTCATCATCGGGCTCATGAAAGAAAAGATCTCCGAGGTCGAGGGAGGCGTCATATTCGACGGCTTCCCCAGGACCGTAGAGCAGGCCGACGCCCTCGGAAAGGAGATCGATATCGACCTGGCCATCAACCTGGATGTCGAAGATGAGGAGCTGGTCACGAGGCTGACCGACAGGCGCAGCTGCCCCAAGTGCAACGCCGTATATCACCTGGCATCCAATCCTCCCAGAAAGGAGGGCGTCTGCGACAAGTGCGGCTCGGCGCTCTACCAGAGGGACGACGACAAAGCGACGACGGTACAGAACAGACTGAAGGTCTACCGCGACAACACATTCCCGCTCATCGCCTACTACAAAGATAAGGGAAAACTCGTTACGATCATGGGCGAAGGTCCCATAGACGAGATATTCGCCAAAGTCAAAAAGGCCGTCCAGTAA
- a CDS encoding site-2 protease family protein, whose translation MADIYGATNITPGFGGTRFSRHEIRDILISVLVLSLAFTLVMMSGIWDEGDTALAFAGYFVLCLILVTVSFIPHELGHKFLAQKYGAWSEYRMSVSGLMFSVAISFLGFLIAAPGAVYINGRISESENGKISAAGPIVNIVIGAVAIVCCHFTTGFAFELFSMIAYLNAILAVFNMIPFPPLDGSKIVKWSPAVWVAMMAAGAAEVALVFLIF comes from the coding sequence ATGGCAGATATATACGGAGCGACCAACATAACTCCCGGATTCGGTGGAACGAGGTTCAGCCGCCATGAGATCAGAGACATCCTGATCTCTGTGCTTGTACTGTCCCTTGCGTTCACACTGGTGATGATGTCGGGAATATGGGACGAAGGCGATACTGCCCTCGCCTTTGCAGGTTACTTCGTGCTTTGCCTGATACTCGTGACGGTAAGCTTCATCCCGCATGAGCTGGGACACAAATTCCTGGCCCAGAAGTACGGGGCATGGTCCGAATACAGGATGTCGGTTTCGGGACTTATGTTCTCTGTGGCCATATCATTCCTCGGATTCCTGATAGCCGCGCCGGGCGCAGTATACATAAACGGCCGCATAAGCGAAAGCGAGAACGGGAAGATCAGCGCGGCAGGGCCGATCGTCAACATAGTCATCGGAGCGGTCGCGATAGTCTGCTGTCACTTTACGACAGGGTTCGCATTCGAACTTTTCAGCATGATAGCATACCTTAACGCGATACTCGCCGTGTTCAACATGATACCGTTCCCTCCCCTGGACGGCTCTAAGATAGTAAAATGGAGCCCTGCCGTGTGGGTCGCCATGATGGCCGCCGGTGCGGCAGAGGTTGCCCTCGTATTCCTGATCTTTTAA
- a CDS encoding site-specific integrase gives MGILSAGERTALSYEIMEKDIRWLMYEEFPRRRFSFHTQRGYIFALNQIMRFYDNNAIARMRIRWPNDDRPNVDWLEFEQAEQLLNYQGDPLQKLAVHLMLCMGLRRGECMDLQKDWIYNGYIQVLGKGRGGGKWRPVPFHKDTYRLLSEYQEYRRGIIAAAKKRRPTTIGPDNLFITNQMGGRIGSFAPAGDGWDRRVIVPLRETLGFHFSNHTLRSTFGRTMYYVAKVDIVTLARIMGHESTAMTLKYIGTDTDEMSAAMAKSPF, from the coding sequence ATGGGGATCCTTTCCGCCGGCGAGCGCACAGCTCTTTCTTATGAGATTATGGAAAAGGATATCAGATGGCTTATGTACGAGGAGTTCCCGCGCCGCCGTTTCTCGTTCCACACCCAGCGTGGATATATCTTCGCATTGAATCAGATTATGCGCTTCTATGACAACAACGCCATCGCCAGGATGCGGATAAGGTGGCCGAACGACGACCGCCCGAACGTGGATTGGCTGGAGTTCGAGCAGGCAGAGCAGCTGCTCAACTATCAGGGGGATCCTTTGCAGAAGCTCGCCGTGCACCTCATGCTGTGCATGGGCCTCAGGAGAGGCGAGTGCATGGATCTTCAGAAGGATTGGATCTACAACGGGTATATCCAGGTCCTGGGGAAGGGTCGTGGCGGAGGCAAGTGGAGGCCCGTACCTTTTCATAAGGACACATACAGGCTCCTTTCGGAGTATCAGGAATACCGTCGCGGCATCATCGCCGCGGCGAAGAAGAGGCGGCCGACGACCATAGGCCCCGATAATCTGTTCATCACAAACCAGATGGGCGGCCGCATCGGGTCGTTCGCGCCTGCTGGCGACGGTTGGGACAGGAGGGTCATCGTCCCTCTTAGGGAGACCCTCGGGTTTCATTTCTCGAATCACACACTTAGGAGCACGTTCGGCCGTACGATGTACTATGTCGCAAAGGTCGACATTGTAACCTTGGCAAGAATCATGGGACACGAATCAACGGCCATGACCCTCAAATACATCGGGACCGACACCGACGAGATGTCGGCGGCAATGGCGAAATCACCGTTTTAA